One Gimesia aquarii DNA segment encodes these proteins:
- a CDS encoding GntP family permease, whose protein sequence is MLENYPFLILFIGIATVIGMIIFLKINAFLALITAAIVVSLLGPESVMNPETGETVNRIKRVAIAFGNSVSGIGIVIALAAIIGKCMMDSGAADRIVRAFLKTLGEKNASFALMGSGFVLAVPVFFDTVFYLLIPLARSLYRSTKKNYLMYIMAIAAGGAITHTLVPPTPGPLFMADNLGVDLGKMIFVGALVALPAAFAGIFYAMFANRVMNIPMREVAEHKDPDPLEEHELPSLTISLMPIVLPVLMITTNTLVNSMLASGVGPQSLLEKISPFTSIIGDANFALLIATAIALGILYHQRKMTLLKLGASVENALMSGGVIILITAGGGAFGKMLTVAQIGPAIQNMFSTAESEAAGLSFLFLGFGIAALLKVAQGSSTVAMITTSAMLAAMQVTPQMLGFDPVYLATAIGAGSLIGSWMNDSGFWIFCKMSGLTEAEALKSWTPLLIVLGFTSLATTVLLSIVWPMT, encoded by the coding sequence ATGTTGGAGAACTATCCATTTCTGATCTTATTCATTGGTATTGCCACCGTCATCGGCATGATCATCTTTCTGAAGATCAATGCGTTTCTGGCGTTGATTACTGCGGCCATAGTAGTCAGCCTGCTCGGTCCCGAGTCAGTCATGAATCCGGAGACTGGCGAAACAGTCAACCGAATTAAACGCGTTGCGATTGCCTTTGGTAACTCCGTTTCCGGAATTGGCATTGTGATTGCGCTGGCTGCCATCATTGGAAAATGCATGATGGACAGTGGGGCAGCCGACCGAATTGTCAGAGCGTTTCTAAAAACACTCGGTGAAAAGAACGCATCATTTGCCCTCATGGGTAGTGGATTTGTTTTAGCTGTTCCTGTTTTTTTTGATACAGTCTTTTATCTCCTGATTCCGCTGGCACGCTCTCTCTATCGCAGCACCAAAAAGAATTATTTGATGTATATCATGGCTATTGCTGCGGGAGGGGCAATTACACATACGCTGGTGCCTCCCACACCCGGACCCTTATTTATGGCCGACAATCTGGGAGTAGACTTAGGAAAGATGATTTTTGTGGGCGCACTCGTCGCACTGCCAGCTGCTTTTGCAGGGATCTTTTACGCCATGTTTGCTAACCGGGTCATGAATATTCCCATGCGGGAAGTCGCAGAGCATAAAGATCCCGATCCACTGGAAGAACATGAATTGCCTTCTCTTACAATTTCTCTCATGCCCATCGTATTACCCGTATTGATGATCACTACCAACACGCTTGTGAATTCCATGCTGGCAAGTGGAGTCGGACCACAAAGTTTATTAGAAAAAATCAGTCCCTTCACATCGATTATTGGAGATGCCAATTTTGCGTTGTTAATAGCTACCGCAATTGCTCTGGGAATTCTTTATCATCAACGAAAAATGACACTCCTTAAATTGGGAGCCTCCGTTGAAAATGCCCTCATGAGTGGTGGTGTGATTATTCTGATCACAGCTGGCGGGGGCGCCTTTGGAAAAATGTTGACGGTGGCCCAAATTGGTCCTGCGATTCAGAACATGTTTAGTACCGCTGAATCAGAGGCTGCTGGGCTGAGTTTTCTTTTCCTGGGATTCGGAATAGCCGCCTTACTGAAAGTCGCTCAAGGCTCCAGCACAGTAGCCATGATTACGACCTCAGCGATGTTGGCAGCAATGCAGGTGACACCCCAAATGCTGGGTTTTGATCCGGTCTATCTGGCAACGGCCATCGGTGCAGGTTCACTGATTGGTTCCTGGATGAACGACAGCGGCTTTTGGATCTTCTGTAAAATGAGCGGTTTAACTGAAGCAGAAGCATTAAAATCATGGACTCCGTTATTGATTGTTTTGGGCTTTACCAGTTTGGCGACAACAGTTTTGCTGTCGATCGTCTGGCCAATGACCTAG
- a CDS encoding beta strand repeat-containing protein encodes MNDPEIIVIDKNKFMTDQNTTERDDNAKLHSTCITEVKQMPVLTSSYSGRFMKIAFRLIAGVIVLAISAMSGTLLAEEQEFSTIIADGSETTDTLDGISSIVPGNGMGTLFRAGHQAGKTVGLEESISHLEAMPYLFTYTKNPDDAGMLFGNFRLFRTNRGHLGGGLGLGYRFFNYDRDRIFGASFYYDRDDSSTKIFQQLVLNVETMGRFWDANGNFYLPIGTRQKLLDVQFNEGSQRFSGFNVLYDQTRTLGTAMRGFDAEFGVPIWGQIAQKHEARAYAGTYHFAATGSEDVWGWRGRLQANPVPNVLMELSLTNDATFNTNVFFNVTWTFAGRPEWNKMEKSTQMYRMAERVRRNYNVVVEQRDVVDSGLIAINPATGLPWTISHVDSNAAIGGTGTVLDPFQTIADAQAGPANDIIFTHAGSVFDNGPPITLAAGDRILGEGQGIDHFIDIQGFGPRLLPNSPAFGNPSFVRPTFNNTVGDGVILASDSEFSGFIINTPTGRGVVGVGVSGTTVDNVDVNDAAGEGIFLSGTTGTLSFDTTNITNAAGDAFVVDGGDPFVNYVGTITNTAAGRAVLIQNTTGGSVNMTGSTITDTNSQGVLVSNIAGGAVLDNVTITGSTNEGIHVTGGTAGAIVTVRNTGQAANVIDGATDASIFVENYQGIFQIEDVDILNRNGTGILVENLSGDISVVGNTTITNGASLATDHGIDVNNSTGNILFGGTLGITGGAGEGISFNAGNNTGSFNVTGTTTISGTAAEAFIVLNDSPVIRMGDTILSNASTTNSVLLINNAGQGGTAGQVSFGNTTVTGTAVSTVPTVHILNTTPIVNFGSLSVTATSAAFPVVAPAISVETNPGNINFGDLNVTATNNLGFIADNNSGTLSSSGGVFTVTNAAAIDIQDTNLSMILTSVSAGPTNGPDLNLGDGFFLNSAGIRLVRTPGLFSIAGDGATIDAGGTIISATHGVWLADIGRVNIDGLEIDAPTVSGIEWQETTVADGPVVNLTRVRVEDSLGDGIRIINGRTFQITDSELLDNGTDATEHSIEYTANLELDDTNDDSFNITIQNNTITDDSADAIRIQSAGVLLDDSLLEVLLEGNAITNSVSNTAGLSVIWEGPMDITVANANNFFGTGATNNQGINIDATSSDLADLMSLTVINNNNFVISGTDSEGIQVSTEGPSNILISNNVDQGIVMAGEDSTGLRFLDLAANSNVQIDTNIINMTGIGGNAIFFDLIDATNSSVVIDNNLIGLFDGGFDDNETAVGFNAMTNGPLSLGTGVNNIVNVTFVGNNNSFILFNPGGGTFDGQISLNGFLLP; translated from the coding sequence ATGAATGATCCTGAAATTATTGTCATAGATAAAAACAAATTCATGACAGATCAAAATACAACAGAGCGAGACGATAACGCCAAATTGCACTCAACGTGCATAACCGAGGTGAAACAGATGCCTGTGTTGACATCAAGCTATTCTGGACGATTTATGAAAATTGCATTTCGCCTGATCGCAGGTGTGATCGTTCTGGCAATTTCTGCCATGTCAGGAACATTACTGGCCGAAGAACAGGAATTTTCAACAATCATTGCAGATGGTTCGGAGACGACAGATACACTCGATGGAATCTCATCAATTGTGCCCGGTAATGGCATGGGAACACTGTTTCGAGCCGGACATCAGGCAGGTAAAACCGTTGGTTTAGAGGAATCCATTTCTCATCTTGAGGCCATGCCATATCTGTTTACATACACGAAAAATCCTGATGATGCAGGTATGTTATTTGGAAACTTTCGCTTGTTTAGAACAAATCGTGGTCACCTTGGCGGCGGTCTTGGTCTTGGTTATCGATTTTTCAATTATGACAGAGACCGAATTTTTGGAGCCAGTTTTTATTATGATCGTGATGACTCTTCTACAAAAATTTTCCAACAGTTAGTTCTCAATGTAGAAACAATGGGACGCTTTTGGGACGCGAATGGAAACTTCTATCTGCCTATTGGAACCCGTCAGAAATTGCTTGACGTTCAATTTAATGAAGGTAGTCAGCGGTTTTCAGGATTCAATGTTCTTTATGACCAGACACGTACACTTGGAACAGCAATGCGTGGATTTGATGCTGAATTCGGAGTTCCCATTTGGGGGCAAATCGCTCAAAAACATGAAGCGCGCGCTTACGCGGGAACTTATCACTTCGCAGCAACAGGCAGTGAAGACGTCTGGGGCTGGCGAGGTCGTTTACAGGCTAATCCGGTTCCCAATGTTTTGATGGAACTCAGCTTAACCAACGACGCGACCTTTAATACGAATGTTTTCTTCAATGTAACATGGACCTTTGCAGGTCGACCTGAATGGAATAAGATGGAAAAATCCACTCAGATGTATCGTATGGCTGAACGGGTCAGAAGAAATTACAATGTTGTTGTCGAACAACGTGATGTGGTCGATTCCGGGCTGATTGCCATCAATCCAGCCACGGGGCTTCCCTGGACAATCTCCCATGTTGATTCAAATGCAGCGATTGGAGGGACTGGAACCGTCCTCGATCCTTTCCAGACGATCGCAGATGCCCAGGCAGGGCCTGCTAATGATATTATCTTCACTCATGCGGGAAGTGTATTCGATAACGGACCGCCAATCACTCTGGCCGCTGGTGACCGCATACTCGGAGAAGGACAGGGTATTGATCACTTCATCGATATTCAAGGATTTGGTCCCAGGTTGTTGCCTAACTCTCCTGCATTCGGAAACCCAAGTTTTGTGCGACCAACATTTAATAACACTGTTGGTGATGGTGTGATTCTTGCATCAGACAGCGAATTTTCTGGCTTCATCATAAATACCCCTACAGGCCGTGGTGTTGTAGGAGTCGGTGTGTCTGGTACGACTGTGGACAATGTTGATGTCAATGATGCTGCTGGAGAGGGGATTTTCCTAAGTGGAACGACGGGGACGCTCTCGTTTGACACTACGAATATTACTAACGCTGCTGGCGATGCTTTTGTTGTCGATGGAGGTGACCCATTTGTAAATTATGTAGGAACCATCACCAATACGGCAGCAGGTCGAGCAGTTTTGATTCAAAATACGACAGGGGGATCGGTCAATATGACCGGTTCAACTATTACTGATACGAATAGCCAAGGTGTTTTGGTCAGTAATATCGCCGGTGGAGCAGTCTTAGATAACGTGACCATTACTGGAAGTACGAATGAGGGAATTCACGTTACTGGCGGTACCGCAGGTGCAATTGTGACTGTCAGAAATACTGGTCAGGCTGCAAATGTGATTGATGGAGCAACTGATGCCAGTATTTTTGTGGAAAATTATCAGGGCATTTTTCAAATCGAAGATGTTGACATCCTGAATCGTAATGGAACAGGTATCCTGGTTGAGAATCTTTCAGGTGATATCTCGGTTGTTGGAAATACGACGATCACTAACGGGGCTTCACTTGCGACCGATCATGGTATTGATGTTAATAATTCTACCGGAAATATTTTATTCGGTGGAACCCTCGGGATTACCGGTGGAGCGGGAGAGGGGATTTCATTTAATGCAGGTAATAATACGGGATCCTTTAATGTTACTGGTACCACAACCATCTCCGGGACAGCGGCAGAGGCATTTATCGTCTTGAATGACAGTCCTGTGATCAGGATGGGAGATACAATTCTTTCAAATGCCAGTACGACAAACTCGGTATTGTTGATCAATAATGCAGGACAGGGGGGGACTGCGGGGCAAGTTTCCTTTGGTAATACCACAGTAACAGGAACCGCAGTTTCAACAGTTCCTACCGTGCATATCTTAAATACTACTCCGATCGTTAATTTTGGTTCACTGAGTGTCACGGCAACCAGTGCTGCATTTCCTGTAGTGGCACCAGCGATTTCTGTGGAAACCAATCCCGGCAATATTAACTTTGGTGACTTAAATGTGACAGCAACGAATAACCTCGGATTTATAGCCGATAATAATTCGGGAACATTGAGTTCATCAGGTGGTGTCTTCACTGTGACAAATGCCGCTGCAATAGATATTCAAGATACTAATCTTTCTATGATACTGACGTCAGTGTCAGCAGGACCGACTAATGGTCCCGACTTAAATCTAGGAGATGGCTTCTTTTTAAATAGTGCCGGTATTCGACTGGTTCGAACACCAGGTCTCTTTTCTATCGCCGGCGATGGAGCCACAATTGATGCCGGGGGAACTATTATCAGTGCAACTCACGGAGTGTGGTTAGCAGATATTGGCCGCGTCAATATCGATGGATTAGAAATAGATGCCCCCACTGTTTCTGGTATCGAGTGGCAGGAAACCACTGTTGCCGATGGCCCTGTGGTGAATTTGACACGAGTCAGAGTCGAAGATTCTTTAGGCGATGGTATTCGAATTATCAACGGACGCACATTCCAGATAACCGATTCAGAATTACTGGATAATGGTACTGATGCTACAGAACATTCTATTGAATACACAGCAAATCTAGAACTAGATGATACGAACGATGACTCCTTTAACATCACGATTCAGAACAATACGATCACAGACGATAGTGCAGATGCCATTCGCATACAGTCTGCAGGAGTACTGCTTGATGATTCTCTGTTAGAAGTATTGTTGGAAGGAAATGCGATTACAAATAGTGTTTCCAATACTGCCGGGTTGAGCGTGATTTGGGAGGGACCGATGGATATTACCGTTGCTAACGCGAACAACTTTTTTGGCACAGGAGCCACTAATAACCAGGGAATTAACATAGACGCAACCAGTAGTGATTTAGCAGATCTGATGTCCTTAACTGTGATCAATAATAATAACTTTGTTATCTCAGGAACAGACAGTGAAGGTATTCAGGTTTCAACTGAAGGGCCTTCGAATATTCTAATTTCTAACAATGTTGATCAGGGTATTGTGATGGCAGGTGAGGACTCAACCGGTCTGCGATTCTTGGATCTAGCTGCTAATAGCAACGTGCAAATTGACACAAATATCATCAACATGACGGGAATTGGAGGGAATGCAATCTTCTTTGATCTAATCGACGCCACCAATTCCTCGGTTGTCATTGATAATAACCTGATCGGATTATTTGATGGTGGTTTCGATGACAATGAAACAGCAGTTGGTTTCAATGCAATGACCAATGGTCCGCTGTCATTGGGAACTGGTGTTAATAATATTGTGAATGTGACTTTTGTAGGCAACAACAACAGCTTTATTCTGTTCAATCCTGGCGGAGGTACATTTGATGGCCAAATTAGCCTGAATGGCTTCTTGCTTCCATAA
- a CDS encoding pectate lyase — protein sequence MLVSSICPRTRFAFFLCSLCFGVSSGQYLFAEVSPADAKQAMKKATRFFTDEVSTEGGYLWTYSADLSLREGEGRASDSMIWLQPPGTPTVGEAFLTAYQKTGEPYLLDAAREAANALIKGQLKSGGWGHYIDFNKRENVQYRIDGGGPKARNRTTFDDNKSQSALRFLILLDQELKFQNQSVHEAAMYALNSFLKAQFPNGAWPQQYSSFPNPKDYPVLKASYPASWSREFPKKKYTDYYTFNDNVIGDLVDLMFLANHVYKDSRYRKAALKAGDFILLAQMPEPQPAWAQQYNSKMQPAWARRFEPPSITGGESQGVIKTLMQIYIYSSEKKYLKPIPAALAYLRKSELPNGKLARFYELKTNRPLYFTKQYQLTYKADDLPTHYGFMITSKVNQLESRYRKLLKASPKQLASMRFPTRRVRLTPALTAKAKSAIEALDTRGAWVTQGEIRSAKLKNTPVIETRIFVKNLETLANFVAAHQRD from the coding sequence ATGCTTGTTTCTTCCATTTGTCCGAGAACACGTTTCGCGTTTTTTCTCTGTTCTCTTTGTTTTGGGGTAAGTTCTGGACAGTATCTGTTTGCTGAGGTCTCTCCCGCTGATGCGAAACAGGCGATGAAGAAAGCGACACGTTTTTTTACAGATGAGGTATCGACTGAGGGAGGTTATCTCTGGACGTACAGTGCAGACTTGTCACTTCGGGAAGGAGAAGGCCGCGCTTCTGATTCCATGATCTGGCTTCAACCGCCGGGCACACCGACAGTAGGTGAAGCGTTTTTGACCGCTTATCAGAAAACAGGTGAACCGTATTTACTGGATGCGGCCAGGGAGGCTGCAAATGCATTGATTAAAGGTCAACTGAAATCGGGAGGCTGGGGGCACTATATTGATTTTAATAAACGTGAGAATGTCCAATATCGCATTGATGGTGGAGGTCCGAAAGCCAGAAATCGGACAACATTCGACGACAATAAATCGCAGTCCGCACTTCGCTTTTTGATTCTGTTGGACCAGGAACTTAAGTTTCAGAATCAATCCGTTCATGAAGCAGCCATGTATGCTTTGAATTCATTTCTGAAAGCTCAGTTTCCCAATGGTGCTTGGCCGCAACAATATTCGAGCTTTCCGAACCCCAAGGATTATCCTGTTCTCAAAGCCAGCTATCCAGCGAGTTGGTCTCGAGAGTTTCCTAAAAAGAAGTACACAGACTATTATACATTCAATGACAACGTGATCGGAGATTTGGTGGATCTCATGTTTCTGGCGAACCATGTTTATAAAGATTCCCGTTATCGTAAGGCGGCTTTGAAAGCAGGAGATTTTATATTGCTTGCTCAAATGCCGGAACCACAGCCTGCCTGGGCGCAACAGTATAATTCTAAGATGCAACCTGCCTGGGCACGAAGGTTTGAACCTCCTTCGATTACAGGAGGTGAGTCGCAGGGAGTCATTAAGACGTTAATGCAAATTTATATTTATTCGAGTGAGAAAAAGTATCTGAAGCCGATTCCTGCCGCACTTGCTTATTTGCGGAAATCAGAATTGCCCAATGGAAAATTGGCCCGTTTTTATGAATTGAAAACGAATCGTCCTTTATATTTTACAAAACAATATCAACTCACCTACAAAGCTGATGATTTACCCACTCACTATGGTTTTATGATTACTTCGAAAGTGAATCAACTGGAAAGCCGTTATCGCAAACTTTTGAAAGCGTCTCCCAAACAGCTTGCTTCCATGCGATTTCCAACTCGTCGTGTTCGTTTAACACCTGCTCTCACGGCAAAAGCAAAATCAGCGATCGAGGCACTAGATACGCGCGGTGCCTGGGTGACTCAGGGAGAAATCCGTTCTGCTAAGCTGAAGAATACTCCAGTCATTGAAACGCGAATTTTTGTAAAAAATCTGGAGACACTAGCTAATTTCGTAGCCGCTCATCAACGCGATTAA
- a CDS encoding PmoA family protein, giving the protein MNPLFPQCEIVPLPGFQFSFRIKGKERLRWNHSPEYQRPFFYPLTGPSGIPLTRIGHPGAPNHDHHCSVWFAHHKVLGINFWANDTGAKIIQKRWLSIDERKDEAILAVELEWLDGHDPQPLLRQELISAVRTNANDELFLELQSTFFPTAQALEFQKTNFGFLAVRVAKTISSFFGAGKITNSRKQVGEKNIFGKPAEWMDYSGPVLPNIREGITYFSHPSNPIAKSQAAVSWHVREDGWMGASPCMHGPLESTQKSPLVFRFLLHAHANEINHDLANEIYQKFASSQSYQLKKPEIRHTSATVVRTSS; this is encoded by the coding sequence GTGAATCCACTTTTTCCTCAATGTGAAATCGTTCCACTTCCAGGTTTTCAATTTTCCTTTCGGATCAAAGGAAAAGAACGGCTTCGCTGGAACCATAGTCCCGAATATCAACGCCCTTTCTTTTACCCTTTAACCGGTCCCTCAGGTATTCCTTTGACACGTATCGGACATCCGGGCGCGCCAAACCATGATCATCATTGCTCAGTCTGGTTTGCACATCACAAAGTACTCGGAATCAATTTCTGGGCAAACGACACAGGTGCCAAAATTATTCAAAAACGATGGCTTTCTATCGACGAACGTAAAGACGAAGCTATTCTCGCCGTCGAATTGGAGTGGCTTGATGGCCATGATCCACAACCTTTACTGAGGCAGGAATTGATCTCTGCTGTCAGAACCAATGCAAATGATGAGCTGTTTTTGGAATTACAGTCCACGTTTTTTCCCACTGCCCAAGCATTGGAATTCCAAAAAACGAATTTTGGCTTTCTCGCCGTGCGAGTTGCTAAAACCATTTCGAGTTTTTTTGGAGCAGGTAAGATCACAAATAGTCGCAAACAAGTTGGCGAAAAAAACATCTTTGGAAAACCAGCTGAGTGGATGGATTATTCGGGACCGGTATTACCGAATATCAGAGAAGGAATTACTTATTTCTCGCATCCATCCAATCCAATAGCGAAATCACAGGCTGCCGTCTCATGGCATGTTCGTGAAGACGGATGGATGGGCGCTTCACCTTGTATGCATGGCCCGCTTGAATCAACCCAAAAGTCACCTTTAGTATTTCGATTTTTATTGCATGCACATGCGAATGAAATCAACCATGATCTGGCAAACGAAATTTATCAGAAGTTCGCTTCAAGTCAGTCTTACCAACTGAAAAAACCTGAAATACGCCATACAAGCGCGACTGTCGTTAGAACTTCTTCGTGA
- a CDS encoding BBP7 family outer membrane beta-barrel protein: MSRTSWKVIMITPFRLSALLVFLCSTGLLVGEKHVTAADDGALEHVMHGDADVVDDEYIENSGLFSGINTYSRSMVRKLPVDRGWTYDSPIDRSIKSAFQTSKLRLDYLHWSIEGPDNILLSAPILGNPDPTAPAPVFDRATGISRGNGVALNYTDKSMDTNGMRGILEFALPEGSLEWNVWGLFRNESTRPTDEIFGTRTTVDPTDDLVVVTNFNINNDLASNTNVYDTSYTVDLNTEMVGTGINYVLDPYLPGNGFRMRPLFGFRFISLQESMNQVGVDSGGGIGLPRTTTIASTVENRVFGPSIGARAEYSNNRFSIGAEPKFTFGFNRNTNEVATEQLFEPTDPRIVSVQKNNEFSPTFQLTVYAKMQVNEHMKFFIGYDYLFIGQISRAFNIIDYNEDRTATNPATGTKVRQQHEDFTADGISAGVEFIW, encoded by the coding sequence ATGAGTCGCACATCCTGGAAAGTAATAATGATTACTCCATTCAGACTGAGTGCACTTCTAGTGTTCTTGTGCTCGACCGGATTACTGGTTGGAGAGAAACATGTGACAGCTGCCGATGATGGCGCGTTGGAACATGTCATGCACGGTGATGCAGATGTGGTAGACGATGAATATATTGAAAACTCAGGGTTATTCTCTGGCATCAATACTTATTCAAGGTCGATGGTCCGCAAGCTGCCAGTGGATCGTGGTTGGACTTATGATTCACCAATAGACAGATCCATTAAAAGCGCGTTTCAAACATCTAAGTTACGACTTGACTATTTACATTGGTCTATTGAGGGCCCTGACAATATTCTCTTAAGTGCGCCAATTTTGGGGAACCCAGATCCAACAGCACCTGCCCCCGTTTTTGATCGTGCGACTGGAATTTCTCGTGGAAATGGTGTGGCTTTGAACTATACTGATAAGTCCATGGATACAAACGGGATGCGGGGGATTCTTGAATTTGCATTACCTGAGGGAAGCCTGGAATGGAATGTTTGGGGGCTTTTCAGAAATGAATCAACCCGTCCAACAGATGAAATCTTTGGGACACGAACTACTGTTGATCCGACTGACGATCTGGTGGTCGTGACGAATTTTAATATCAATAATGACCTTGCTTCCAATACGAATGTTTATGATACCAGCTACACCGTTGACCTGAATACAGAAATGGTTGGTACGGGAATCAATTATGTTTTAGACCCCTATCTTCCTGGAAATGGTTTTCGAATGCGGCCATTATTTGGTTTTCGGTTTATCAGTTTGCAGGAATCGATGAATCAAGTAGGAGTCGATTCAGGTGGCGGAATTGGGTTGCCTCGTACAACAACAATTGCTTCTACAGTTGAAAACCGGGTCTTTGGACCTAGCATTGGTGCACGTGCGGAATACTCGAACAATCGATTTTCAATCGGGGCCGAGCCCAAGTTTACATTTGGCTTTAATCGCAATACAAACGAAGTTGCTACAGAACAATTATTTGAACCTACCGATCCGCGCATTGTATCTGTTCAGAAAAACAATGAGTTTTCACCAACCTTTCAGCTTACAGTCTATGCAAAAATGCAAGTCAATGAACATATGAAGTTTTTCATTGGTTATGATTATCTGTTTATTGGTCAGATCTCACGTGCTTTCAATATTATCGATTACAACGAAGACCGCACAGCAACAAACCCTGCGACAGGAACTAAAGTGAGACAACAACACGAAGACTTTACAGCAGATGGTATCAGTGCCGGCGTTGAGTTTATCTGGTGA